In Palaemon carinicauda isolate YSFRI2023 chromosome 1, ASM3689809v2, whole genome shotgun sequence, the genomic stretch AGGAAGGTATACGTAGCAATTACGAAATGTTGCGCTCTATGAATATCAAAAGGCTGACAAGTCTTTAGCAATAAATctaatatttctaaaatatctaAATGTTTTTGGAAGCCCAATACAATAATCATTactggaaacattgcataatacggaagaaatttatattttgatatgaataaatatCTAACCAATAGCATATATAGTGGTCGATTATTATATTACCTacagtaaaatataattttctgtgtttgaggaacgaattaaaagaaaattattttcccttgtttgtaatgaagtaaccgCCAGGTGGCGTTTCAAGTTGTTTTCGTGTTGTTAAGCAGTAAAGTTGTTATTCAGCTTTGGGTAACCGAACAGTAGACATCGATAATTTTTAAGCGCTTTATTGACTAATGGCGGAAAATTCGCCTACACACGTGGAGCAGGGTTTGACATTGGgtgatttattttctgaaatgaGGCAGCAAAGAGCCGAGGTGCAAGCATTACGTGATGAATTTAAGGGTGCTTCGGATAGTGTAGCTTGTGAGGTTAAAAGGCTTAAGTCAGCacaggaaataaaatggaaatatcaaggAAATAAACTTCAGCACGAATTTAATTCCGGTGTGAGTGACCTTCTAACTCAGATATTGTGGTCTGTGGACAATAAAAAACCGGACTATACAAGAGAATTGTGCAACGAGGCTTTAGATAGCATAAAAAAGAGGAACAAGTTAATTCGTATTGCGGACTCCTCAACCGGCGGTTGGGAGACTGTACGCCAATATGAAATGAATCCGGTAGCTAGTGATTCGGAAGATGAATCGCGTATCATCAAGGCAGAGAACCGGGCGATCAAGCGGAAGCGCAGCAGCTCCCGTGGTCGAAGTTCGATCAGCACACCGTATGGTTTTAGCGGTGTTCCTCTTACTAGTCAACCCTGGAGTTCAAGCTCACTACTCAGACCAGCGGCAGGAAGGGGTAAACTTTTTCGTGGCCACTACAGCTACGGCAACGCTGTCTTCACCCCAGTAGCACCGTTCACGCAGTTCAGTGGCCCCGCCCTTGGACCCTGTTTTGCCTGTGGAGAAAGCTCACACCTCCGGAGAAACTGCCCCCACGTTGTTCGGGCCGCGTCTTCCCCCGTACCAGGAAACCAAATGCAGAGCGGAAAGTAATCCATGCACCAAGTTGGGCGATAACAACCAGTTGTTAAAAGATGAGTTTTTCTTTGATCTTGATAGATTTACGCATGATTTTTATGAGTATAAACAGGGACAGAAACATATTATAGTCCGAGGTAGACTtagaaaaaatttgcaattttggaaaGATTTAGGGGCAAACAGTTTTTTATTAGACATTATTCAGAATGGTTATAAGCTTCCATTATTGACCAACCCTCCAActtcttataataagaataataggtcAGCCTTATTAGAACAGGAATTTGTTAGCGAAGCTATACaagatttgttagacagaaacttaattGAAAAGTGCTTAGGAAAGCCTTTTGTAGTTAATCCTCTGTCTGTCTCTGTgcagaattcaggaaagaaaaggcTCATTTTGGATTTACGTGTAGTCAATAAGCACATTTGGAAGCAATCtgtaaaatatgaagatttaaagtTTGTTCTAGCTTATTTAAAAAAGGGGTTTTTCATGATTAAATTTGATTTGACAAGTGCATATcactttattgaaatttataaaccTCATACTAAGTATTTAGGTTTCTCTTGGACTGATAAGTTAGGCAATACCTTTTATTGCAAGTTTCTGGTGTTACCATTTGGCCTGTCTAGTGCTTGTTCAGTTATCACCAAAGTCACGAGACCTCTTATAGCAAAATGGAGAGGCGATGGGAAATTTGTCGTAATGTTTCTTGATGATGGTTTCGGTTGTGCACATAATGTATCTGAGTGTGAACAGTTAGCAACTCAGATTAAATCTGAGTTGTTGATTTCTGGGTTTATTCCTAATGCGAAAAAGTCTGAGTGGATACCTGTGCAAGTTTTAGAATATCTAGGTGTTTTactgaattccttagaaggtacgaTGTTAATACCTGATTGCAGGATATGTAAAGCTTTAGACACGATTTCTGGCATATTCCACTCTATTAAAATACACAGACGAGTTCCAGTACGCAAGTTGGCTAGCATAGTGGGACAGATTATTTCTATGTCATTGGTGCTAGGTCATTTATCTCAAATCATGACTAGATATATTAGTTTTGATATTCTAAGTGCTACACATTGGGATGCTTATGTTCCTGTTTCGGAGGATAGTATAGAACAGTTAAGATTTTGGCAGTCCCATTTGAAACTTGTGAACATTGTAGATTTGTTTGAACAGGTAAGGTGGTCAAGGATAGTATTTTCTGATGCAAGTCACAGTGGATACACAGGATATGAGGTCAACACTATCAATGGTGTATCCCATGGTCAGTGGACAGCTGTTGAAGCAGTTCAGTCGTCAACATGGCGGGAATTAGTTGCTGTACTGCGTGTGTTGCAGTCATTGAGTAAAGTTTTGGCAAGTCACAGGGTTAAATGGTTTTCTGACAATCAAGCTGTTACTTCTATTGTAAAGAAAGGATCTATGAAAAAACATCTTCAGGACATTGCAATTGAAATATTTAGAGTTTGCACAAGAAATTCTATTATGCTGGAATTAGAATGGGTTCCCAGGTCAGAAAATGATAAGGCTGActatttctcaaggattgttgatAACGACGACTGGGGTATTTCTGTTGAATTGTTTCAGTTACTGCAAAATAGGTTTGGTCAACTACAAATTGATTGGTTTGCATCAGAGCATAATGCTAAATTGCCTAGATTTTACTCGAGGTTTTGGAATCCGTCTTCCACTGGTATTGATGCATTCACAGAGTCATGGCAtcatgaatttggtctttttgtaccgCCTATATCTATGGTGTATAGAGTCATTCGTAAAATGGAAGTGGACAGAGCGCGATGTGTATTAGTTTTGCCATACTGGAATTCAGCAGTATTTTGGCCATTAATTTGCCCTAATGGCAATTTCATTGTAAATGTGATTGACTGGATAGATTTGCCTACGAGTAGAACTTATTATGTGAAGTGCAAAACTGGAAAGGGAATTTTCGGAAATGTTGATCTGAAGTTTAGAATGTTAgctatgtttattgattttaaagGGAGACAACGTTAGATTGGAGTGCTAACTAATATTTTATTGGCTTTTCTCCCTTGACAAACATTT encodes the following:
- the LOC137623016 gene encoding uncharacterized protein, coding for MFLDDGFGCAHNVSECEQLATQIKSELLISGFIPNAKKSEWIPVQVLEYLGVLLNSLEGTMLIPDCRICKALDTISGIFHSIKIHRRVPVRKLASIVGQIISMSLVLGHLSQIMTRYISFDILSATHWDAYVPVSEDSIEQLRFWQSHLKLVNIVDLFEQVRWSRIVFSDASHSGYTGYEVNTINGVSHGQWTAVEAVQSSTWRELVAVLRVLQSLSKVLASHRVKWFSDNQAVTSIVKKGSMKKHLQDIAIEIFRVCTRNSIMLELEWVPRSENDKADYFSRIVDNDDWGISVELFQLLQNRFGQLQIDWFASEHNAKLPRFYSRFWNPSSTGIDAFTESWHHEFGLFVPPISMVYRVIRKMEVDRARCVLVLPYWNSAVFWPLICPNGNFIVNVIDWIDLPTSRTYYVKCKTGKGIFGNVDLKFRMLAMFIDFKGRQR